A stretch of DNA from Deltaproteobacteria bacterium:
GATGGACGCCCGTACAGCTCCCCGTTGATGAAATTCCCGATCCTGCCCAGCCCAAGCCCCACAGGGGCGGTGATGGCGAAACGGTCCGCCCAGAGCCAGAAATCCTCTTGGTGGACCCGGCAGAAGAAGGTCCCTGCGAGTATCGCCCCTGCCACGCCCCCGTGGAAGGACATGCCGCCCGTCCAGGTGGCGAATATCTCGGCGGGGTGGTGGACGTAATATCCCCAGCCGTAAAAGATGACGTAGCCGAGGCGTCCTCCCACGACCACCCCCACGACCAGCCACACGATGAGGGCGTCGAGTGTGGCGTACAGGGCCGGGGCCCCGGCTGGGTCCGTCTCCCTGAGTTGTTTGCGTACGAGGAAACGGGAGGCGAGGAACCCGAAGAGATACATGAGGCCGTACCACCTGAGGGCGATGGGTCCGATGCGAAAAATGACGGGATCTATCTCGGGGTAGGACAGCATGGGCGGGTGTCCGAGGGAGGGATTGGGGGCCTGGTTGACAAGGTATTTTCCCAAATGGTATCCCCATGGAAAATGAACACCGTATCCCTTACGATTGCAAGAGAACGGTGGAAAGACGAGGAGAATCGCCATGGGTCTCACAACAGGAGATCCCATTTCATCCAAGATGATTTCGTTCATGGAGAAGTCTTCCTGGATCAGGAAGATGTTCGAGGAAGGTATCCGTCTCAAGGCCGAGCATGGGGCCGACAAGGTCTGCGATTTCAGCCTCGGGAACCCTGACCTTCCTCCTCCCGAGGCATTCAACACTGCCCTCGAACGGGCCGCCCGTGACCACTCCCGGGGAGTGCATGCCTACATGCCCAACGCGGGCCTTCTCCCGGTGAGGCAGAGGATTGCCGAGCGGATCGAAAAGGATCACGGTGTCCGGCCGGGCCCTGACGACGTGATCCTTACCTGTGGAGCGGCCGGCGGGCTCAACATCATATTCAAGGCCCTGCTCGACCCAGGCGACGAGGTCATCACCCCAAGCCCCTATTTCGTCGAGTACGGTTTCTATGTGGACAACCACGGAGGTCGCCTCGTTTCCGTGCCTACACGGCCGGACTTTTCCCTGGATCTCGAATCCATCGAAAGGGCGATAGGCGACAGGACCAAGGCGGTCCTCATCAACTCTCCTAATAACCCCACCGGGGCTATCTACTCAGAGGCCGATCTTGCCTCGCTCGCAGACATACTCGCACGCGCAGGAGTTCGACTCGGCCGTCCGGTATACCTCGTTTCGGACGAACCCTACAGGAGGCTTGCCTTTTCGGGCGAGACGGTTCCGCAGGTCCTTTCCCTTTATCCCGAGAGCATCATAACCACCTCCTTTTCCAAGGACCTTTCCATCCCAGGCGAGCGGATCGGCTATGTAGTTGTGAACCCCAGGGCCTCACACCGGCCTCTGCTCGTAGGCGCAATGGTCCTCGCAAACCGGATCCTCGGCTTTGTAAATGCACCTGCCCTTATGCAGCGGGTTACATCCGATGTGCTCGACATGTGCGTTGATGTCGGGGTATATGAGAGACGTCGTAACCTCTTCGCAGGGATCCTTGGGGATGCGGGCTACGAGTTTTCCCTCCCCCGCGGGGCGTTTTATTTCTTTCCAAAGACGCCGATTCCGGACGACACCGAGTTCGTCCGTCTCTTGCAGGAAGAACTCATCCTGACCGTTCCCGGAACGGGTTTCGGATGTCCTGGCCATTTCCGGATCGCGTTTTGCGTGGATGAGTCCGTCATCGAGCGCTCCAGGAAGGGTTTTGCCAGGGCGATGGAAAAGGCCCGCAGCCGATTGGGCGGTCAAAAGGCATTATGATGATTGCGCCTTGCTGGCAGCAAGGCAGCATGGGAGGTGATGTCATGAAGATGGAACAATGGATAAGGGCCATAGCTGGTACGTTCATTCTGGTCTCTGTCGGACTTGGGTATTTTGTGCACAGGTACTGGTTTTTCTTCACGGCCTTCGTTGGGCTCAACCTTCTTCAGTCGGCCTTCACGAAATGGTGTCTAATGGAGGATATCCTTGATAAACTCGGGATTGCGAAGAAAGAGCGGTGACCTCGATCGTCCCTATATTACCAAGTTCACCTTGACACCCCATGGAAATGCTGTTATCAACACGGACTCAAAACAGGGGCTTGGTGTAGGCGCGTAGCTCAGTGGTAGAGCACTACCTTGACACGGTAGGGGTCGGCGGTTCAATCCCGCCCGCGCCTACCACGAGCGCGTCCATTGCCGGTGAAATGTCGCGGGGCATCTCTCCTCCCGCTAGAAGGGGAAGAAGGATGCTTCTTTTTTGTTTTGTCTAATGGAGAATATGACCGAGTTAGGCGCCTCATCTACACATTGGGTAAGCCTTTCTGAAGGGGAACGAGTGGAGATCATGCATGGTACCCCTGTCAGGGAGGTGCTTTCCCCAAGGCTGAGCAAGCGCCAGGCCCGTGAGCTTATACTCGCCCGTATGGACGGCAGGCTCGTAGATCTGACCCATCCGGTGGAACAGGACTGCTCCCTGGAGCCGGTCTTTTCAGGAGATCCGGATACCATCGAGATCATCCGTCATTCGACTGCCCATGTGATGGCCCAGGCGGTCAAGGAGCTTTTTCCTGGCGCGAAGGTGGCCATAGGTCCTGCCATCGAAAACGGTTTCTACTACGATTTCGATTACGAGCGCCCTTTTACCCCGGAAGATCTTGCCCGGATCGAGGAAAGGATGAGAGAGATCGCCAAGGCGGCGTATCCCATCTCACGTGAGGTGCTCGGCATCCAAAAGGCACGAGAGATCTTTGCCTCCCGCGGGGAGATTTACAAGATCGAGCTCATTGACGAGCTTTCCAGGGCGGGGGAGACGGAGGTCACCCTGTACAGACAGTCAGGTTTTCTCGATCTTTGCCGGGGCCCTCATGTCCCGGACACGGGAAGGCTCGGGGCATTCAAGCTCACTGGCGTGGCCGGGGCATATTGGCGGGGGGATGAGCGCAACCCCATGCTCCAGCGGATTTACGGGGCCTCCTTCCTGGACAAGAAGGAGCTTGCCGCCTATCTCGAGCGCATCGAGGAGGCCAAGAGGCGTGATCACCGAAGGATCGGCAAGGATCTCGACCTCTTTTCCATCCAGGAGGAGATCGGCCCGGGTCTCATCCTCTGGCATCCGAAGGGGGCTATGCTCCGGCGGGTCATCGAAGATTTCTGGAAGGATGAGCACATACGGCGCGGCTACGATCTCCTTTACACACCCCACATAGCCAAGCGCGACCTGTGGAAGACGAGCGGCCACCTCGATTTCTATTCGGAGAGCATGTACGCCCCCATGATGATCGACGAGGTGAGCTATCAGATCAAGCCCATGAATTGCCCTTTTCACATCGCGGTGTACAACTCCCGCCGCAGGAGTTACCGGGAGCTTCCGCTTCGATGGTGCGAACTCGGGACCGTTTATCGCTACGAAAGGACTGGGACGCTCCATGGTCTTATGCGTGTGAGGGGGTTTACCCAGGATGACGCCCACGTCTTCTGCCGGCCGGATCAGCTGGATACCATGATCCACGAGATCCTCGATCTCACCCTCTTTGTCCTCAGGGTCTTTGGCTTTGACCGTTACGATATCTATCTTTCCACGCGACCCGAGCGCTTCGTGGGGACCGAGGAGAACTGGGAGCGGGCGACTGCCGCCTTGGAAGGTGCGCTCAAGGCCGAGGGCCTTGCCTATGAGATCGACCCGGGCGAGGGGGTCTTCTATGGGCCCAAGATCGACATCAAGATCCGGGACTGTCTGGACCGTTCCTGGCAGTGTTCTACCATCCAAGTGGATTTCAACCTGCCCGAGAGGTTCGAAGTGAACTATATCGGGCAAGACGGCCACCCACGCCAGGCCATCATGATCCACCGTGCCCTCATGGGTTCCCTCGAACGATTCGTGGGCGTCCTCATCGAGCATTATGCAGGGGCCTTTCCTTTCTGGCTCGCCCCGGTCCAGGCCGTTGTCCTGACTGTGACCGACCGTCAGGACGCGTGGGCCGTGGAGATACGGGAGAGACTCAAGGCCGCTGGATTTCGGGTCGAAGCGGATCTCAGGAACGAAAAACTGGGGAAGAAGATCCGCGAGGCCCAGTTGGCCAAGATTCCGTACATGCTTGTGGTCGGAGACGAGGAGATGCGTGAGGGCAGGCTGAATCCGCGCTCCCGCAGCGGAGATGTGATAGGATCCATGACAGTGGAGGAATGTATCCAGCTCTTTACGCGTGAATCCATGCAATCAATGGGACAGGGAAGGAGGCCGGCCTAAGGGCCTGGTCCGGAACCAGGGAGGTGTAATATCGCAAAGGAATTGGAAGTTCGGGTGAATCAGCAGATTGACGCCCCACAGGTCAGGCTCATTGGCCAGGATGGGAAACAGCTTGGGATCATGTCTGTGCAGGAGGCGCTTCTTAGGGCCCAGGAAGAGGGTCTGGATCTCGTGGAGGTCGCGGCCCAGGCAAAGCCGCCGGTCTGCAAGATCATGAATTACGGCAAGTTCAAGTATGAACAGAGCAAAAGGGCACAGGAGGCCAAGAAAAAGCAGAGCTTCATCCAGGTCAAGGAGATAAAGCTCAGGCCGCAGACCGATGACCACGATCTCGATGTGAAGAAACGCCATATCCGTGCGTTCCTCAAGGAAGGGAACAAGGTCAAGCTGACCATCAGGTTTCGGGGAAGAGAGATCGTTCACAAGCACCTCGGTTTCGATGCGCTTCAAAGGCTCTTCGAAGACCTTGCGGATGTGGCGGTCATAGAGGCAAGCCCTGCCCCTGAAGGGCGTACGCTGACCATGGTCATTGCGCCAAAAAAATAACCTGAATCCGTGAGATATGAATTCAACCTTTCGATTTTACAGAATAAGCCGACGGCAGGGGTATTTGTGGAGTGAGGCGCCCATGGACGGGCGCCGTCGGCAAATCCGCCCCCATGGACGGGGGCTATTTGCCGCACGGAACAAATACCCCTGCCGTCGGCTCACGGATTCAGGAATAAACTACCAAAAGATATTTCGAGGTGATCCGACATGCCAAAAATCAAGACCAAGCGGGCTGCCGCAAAGCGATTCACTGTCACAGGAACGGGCAAGTTCGTCGCCCAGCGTCCGGGAAAGAGACATCTACTCACCCACAAGTCCCGAAAGCGCAAGAGGAATCTCAGAAGTGATTATGTCGTCTCGGACGCCGTGAAAAGGGCGATCAAACGCATGTTACCTAATCTTTAGGATCAGAGAGAGAAGAAAATGCCACGAGTAAAAAGGGGCTTTAAGGCCCGAAGAAGACGGAAAAAGATCCTGCACCTCGCCAAGGGTTACCGTGGTGCCAGGCATCGCAATTTCAAGCAGGCAAAAGAGACCGTGGAGCGGGGGTTGTGTTTCGCCTACCGGGATCGCAGGACAAAAAAACGCAATTTCCGGGCGTTATGGATCGTCCGAATAAACGCAGCTTGCCGGGAACACGGACTCTCCTACAGCAGGTTCATGGCCGGGCTTACGAAGGCAGGGGCCGCCCTCGACAGGAAGGTCCTCGCCTATATAGCGGTGACGGATCCTCGTGTCTTTGCCGCTTTGGCCGAAAAGGCCAAGGCCGCCTGATCCTGATCCGTTCATGCTCGAACGGCTCGACGATCTCGATGCCCGGGCGCTGACTGAGATTTGCTCCGCTTCCTCCCATGAGGAACTGGAGGCCATCAGGATCCGTCTCCTCGGTAAAAAGGGGGAGGTGACCCTTGCCCTCAAGGCGGTAGGGACCCTCCCACGGGAGGATCGTCCGCGTATCGGCCAGAGGGTCAACGAGATCAGGAACACCATCGAGGCCGCCATCGCCCGTAGGAAAGCCGAACTGCCCCGGTGCGATGCCGGTCCTTTACCCGGGGTGGATCTCACCCTTCCAGGCCGGGGACGACCGGCTGGAAGGCTGCATCCCATAACGCGGACCATGGAGAGGATCTGCAGCATCTTTCAGTCCATGGGATACACGATAGCCGAGGGGCCGGAGGTGGAACTCGATTATTACAATTTCGAGGCCCTCAATATCCCCCCCGATCACCCGGCTCGGGACATGCAGGACACCTTCTATGTGGATCAAGCAGTGCTTCTCCGGACCCATACCTCGCCCATTCAGGTGAGGACCATGGAGAAATATCCCCCGCCCCTTCGAATCGTGGCCCCGGGAAAGGTCTACAGGTGCGATTCGGACGTCACCCACACCCCCATGTTCCACCAGGTAGAAGGCCTCATGGTTGAAGATGACGTATCCTTCGCGGATCTCAAGGGGACGCTTACCACGTTCATACACGAGATCTTCGGTCCGGAGACGGCGGTGCGCTTCCGCCCGAGTTTTTTCCCGTTCACCGAACCGAGCGCAGAGGTGGACATCAGGTGCGTCATGTGCCGAGGAGATGGGTGCAGGGTGTGTTCCAATACTGGGTGGCTTGAGGTCCTTGGCGCCGGCATGGTGCATCCTGCTGTTTTCCGCCATGTCGGGTACGATCCGGAACACGTGACGGGCTTTGCCTTTGGCCTCGGGGTGGAAAGGATCGCCATGCTCACGTACGGGATCGACGATATCCGCCTTTTTTACGAAAATGATCTCAGATTCCTGAGGATGTTCTGAGGCAACATGAAGATCCCTGTTTCGTGGTTGAAGGATTTCGTGACCTTTCACGGTTCTGTGGAGGAACTCGCCGAGACCCTCACCATGAACGGCCTTGAGGTGGAAGGTGTGGAGACCCTGGATGACGGCGACCAGGTCCTCGATGTCAGCATCACGCCGAACCGGGCCGACTGTCTGAGCATCCTCGGGGTGTCTCGGGAGGTCGCTGCAATCACCGGGCTTTCTCTTTCCATCCCCTGGAAAAACGGGCTGAAAACTGCTTCTGCGGCCTCGGGAGTCCCTGTCTCCATCCATTCTCCAGAGCTCTGTCAGCGGTATATCGCCGCCCGAATCGACGGGGTGAGGGTGGGACCGTCCCCTGAGTGGCTCGTGCGGAGGCTCGGTGCCTGTGGGGTCAGGGCGGTGAACAACGTGGTGGACTGCACCAACTACGTACTCCTGGAGCTGGGTCAGCCACTGCACGCCTTTGATCTCGACCTCCTCCGCGGTCCCGAGATCAGGGTCCGCACCGCGCATCCCGGAGAGCGCATAAAGACCCTCGACGGCCGGGACCGGTCCCTTGACCCGTCCATGCTCGTGATTGCCGACGCCTCCAGTGCGGTTGCGATAGCCGGAATCATGGGAGGTGCCGAGTCTGAGGTCTCGGTCTCGACCCGCTCGGTCCTCATCGAGGGCGCCTGGTTTACGCCGTTTCAGGTAAGGAGGACGGCCAAGGCCCTGAAACTTTCGACAGAGGCCTCCTACAGGTTTGAGCGGGGTGTGGACCCGCGCGGCGTTCTTCGTGCGGTCGCCCGAGCGGTGGATCTCATTTGCGAGATCGCAGGCGGGTCCTTTGTTTCTCTCTCTGACGCCCAGCCTGTACCTTTTGAGAAGAGGTCCCTTTCCGTAAGACCTGCCCGTGCCAACAGGATCATCGGTACCGAACTTTCCGCCCGGGACATGGAGGAGATCCTGGTGAGGATCGGTTTTGAAGTAACCGAGCGTGGCGAGGAAAGGATTTCTGGCCACGTTCCTTCCCATCGCCTCGATATCACCGAGGAGATAGATCTTATTGAGGAGATCGCCCGCCTTCATGGGTACGGATCCATCCCAGTGCGGGTGCCTAAAGGGGTGCTTGCTGTCTCAGGCCCTCGCCCGTCCGATCTGCCCTCACGCATTCGGGCATCCCTCACCTCGCAGGGGATGGACGAGATCATCTCCTACAGCTTCTGCTCTCCTCGCGATATAGATGCCCTCGGTCTTTCAAAAGGGTCACCGCTCACAAAGGCCGTCCGCATCCAGAATCCTCTGAGTGACGATCAGGGTCTTATGAGGACGACCCTCATGGCGTCCCTCCTCAATGCCGTGGCCTTTAACGGAAAGAGGCGGAATCTCGACCTGCGTCTTTTCGAGATCGGCGCGGTTTACGAGGCTGGAGAACAAGGAAAGCTCCCCCGTGAAGAAAAGCGGGTCGCAGGGATCTGGACAGGGGCGAGACATCCCGACTCCTGGGGCTGGCCCAGGGAAGGTGCGGATGTCTATGATATCAAGGGGGTGGTGGAGGTCCTCCTCGAGGCCATA
This window harbors:
- the lgt gene encoding prolipoprotein diacylglyceryl transferase — its product is MLSYPEIDPVIFRIGPIALRWYGLMYLFGFLASRFLVRKQLRETDPAGAPALYATLDALIVWLVVGVVVGGRLGYVIFYGWGYYVHHPAEIFATWTGGMSFHGGVAGAILAGTFFCRVHQEDFWLWADRFAITAPVGLGLGRIGNFINGELYGRPSDVPWAMIFPQGGLVPRHPSQLYEAALEGVVLFSLLWPMRKRTWASGKKFALFLILYALARSSAEIFREPDAQLGFIAFGWLTMGQVLSFALLLAGIGIWFWKGNHPVPLVRRSIK
- a CDS encoding pyridoxal phosphate-dependent aminotransferase gives rise to the protein MGLTTGDPISSKMISFMEKSSWIRKMFEEGIRLKAEHGADKVCDFSLGNPDLPPPEAFNTALERAARDHSRGVHAYMPNAGLLPVRQRIAERIEKDHGVRPGPDDVILTCGAAGGLNIIFKALLDPGDEVITPSPYFVEYGFYVDNHGGRLVSVPTRPDFSLDLESIERAIGDRTKAVLINSPNNPTGAIYSEADLASLADILARAGVRLGRPVYLVSDEPYRRLAFSGETVPQVLSLYPESIITTSFSKDLSIPGERIGYVVVNPRASHRPLLVGAMVLANRILGFVNAPALMQRVTSDVLDMCVDVGVYERRRNLFAGILGDAGYEFSLPRGAFYFFPKTPIPDDTEFVRLLQEELILTVPGTGFGCPGHFRIAFCVDESVIERSRKGFARAMEKARSRLGGQKAL
- a CDS encoding DUF2892 domain-containing protein; its protein translation is MKMEQWIRAIAGTFILVSVGLGYFVHRYWFFFTAFVGLNLLQSAFTKWCLMEDILDKLGIAKKER
- the thrS gene encoding threonine--tRNA ligase encodes the protein MHGTPVREVLSPRLSKRQARELILARMDGRLVDLTHPVEQDCSLEPVFSGDPDTIEIIRHSTAHVMAQAVKELFPGAKVAIGPAIENGFYYDFDYERPFTPEDLARIEERMREIAKAAYPISREVLGIQKAREIFASRGEIYKIELIDELSRAGETEVTLYRQSGFLDLCRGPHVPDTGRLGAFKLTGVAGAYWRGDERNPMLQRIYGASFLDKKELAAYLERIEEAKRRDHRRIGKDLDLFSIQEEIGPGLILWHPKGAMLRRVIEDFWKDEHIRRGYDLLYTPHIAKRDLWKTSGHLDFYSESMYAPMMIDEVSYQIKPMNCPFHIAVYNSRRRSYRELPLRWCELGTVYRYERTGTLHGLMRVRGFTQDDAHVFCRPDQLDTMIHEILDLTLFVLRVFGFDRYDIYLSTRPERFVGTEENWERATAALEGALKAEGLAYEIDPGEGVFYGPKIDIKIRDCLDRSWQCSTIQVDFNLPERFEVNYIGQDGHPRQAIMIHRALMGSLERFVGVLIEHYAGAFPFWLAPVQAVVLTVTDRQDAWAVEIRERLKAAGFRVEADLRNEKLGKKIREAQLAKIPYMLVVGDEEMREGRLNPRSRSGDVIGSMTVEECIQLFTRESMQSMGQGRRPA
- the infC gene encoding translation initiation factor IF-3, with protein sequence MAKELEVRVNQQIDAPQVRLIGQDGKQLGIMSVQEALLRAQEEGLDLVEVAAQAKPPVCKIMNYGKFKYEQSKRAQEAKKKQSFIQVKEIKLRPQTDDHDLDVKKRHIRAFLKEGNKVKLTIRFRGREIVHKHLGFDALQRLFEDLADVAVIEASPAPEGRTLTMVIAPKK
- the rpmI gene encoding 50S ribosomal protein L35, translating into MPKIKTKRAAAKRFTVTGTGKFVAQRPGKRHLLTHKSRKRKRNLRSDYVVSDAVKRAIKRMLPNL
- the rplT gene encoding 50S ribosomal protein L20, giving the protein MPRVKRGFKARRRRKKILHLAKGYRGARHRNFKQAKETVERGLCFAYRDRRTKKRNFRALWIVRINAACREHGLSYSRFMAGLTKAGAALDRKVLAYIAVTDPRVFAALAEKAKAA
- the pheS gene encoding phenylalanine--tRNA ligase subunit alpha, whose protein sequence is MLERLDDLDARALTEICSASSHEELEAIRIRLLGKKGEVTLALKAVGTLPREDRPRIGQRVNEIRNTIEAAIARRKAELPRCDAGPLPGVDLTLPGRGRPAGRLHPITRTMERICSIFQSMGYTIAEGPEVELDYYNFEALNIPPDHPARDMQDTFYVDQAVLLRTHTSPIQVRTMEKYPPPLRIVAPGKVYRCDSDVTHTPMFHQVEGLMVEDDVSFADLKGTLTTFIHEIFGPETAVRFRPSFFPFTEPSAEVDIRCVMCRGDGCRVCSNTGWLEVLGAGMVHPAVFRHVGYDPEHVTGFAFGLGVERIAMLTYGIDDIRLFYENDLRFLRMF
- the pheT gene encoding phenylalanine--tRNA ligase subunit beta — translated: MKIPVSWLKDFVTFHGSVEELAETLTMNGLEVEGVETLDDGDQVLDVSITPNRADCLSILGVSREVAAITGLSLSIPWKNGLKTASAASGVPVSIHSPELCQRYIAARIDGVRVGPSPEWLVRRLGACGVRAVNNVVDCTNYVLLELGQPLHAFDLDLLRGPEIRVRTAHPGERIKTLDGRDRSLDPSMLVIADASSAVAIAGIMGGAESEVSVSTRSVLIEGAWFTPFQVRRTAKALKLSTEASYRFERGVDPRGVLRAVARAVDLICEIAGGSFVSLSDAQPVPFEKRSLSVRPARANRIIGTELSARDMEEILVRIGFEVTERGEERISGHVPSHRLDITEEIDLIEEIARLHGYGSIPVRVPKGVLAVSGPRPSDLPSRIRASLTSQGMDEIISYSFCSPRDIDALGLSKGSPLTKAVRIQNPLSDDQGLMRTTLMASLLNAVAFNGKRRNLDLRLFEIGAVYEAGEQGKLPREEKRVAGIWTGARHPDSWGWPREGADVYDIKGVVEVLLEAIGIGPWSVREGTPAHPFYAPGLGARIVLDGDLTIGTFGEIDPGVLARFDISARVYAFDISIDALEKAPRIQPQFRHLPRFPFVERDVAVILSQSVRAEDVLDRLRKAQPSVLESVTIFDMYQGKAIPKGKKSLGLRFRYRAQDRTLTEDEVNGIHSSLVSNLLSSFEGVLRQ